One part of the Dehalococcoidales bacterium genome encodes these proteins:
- a CDS encoding MBL fold metallo-hydrolase codes for MIIEKLEVGAYAANCYIVSDGTSREGIVIDPGAEAGRILRRVKDMGLNIKAIVLTHGHIDHVGAVQEVKEATGAEVAIHADDAGILQTSSPLSAMLGIPVEMSAPPDRLLEDGDSLTAGKLLLSVIHTPGHTPGGICLLAEQSVFTGDTLFNSSIGRTDLGGGSYDQLIGAIQSKLMTLPDDTAVYPGHGPETTIEAERRLNPFLRG; via the coding sequence GTGATTATCGAGAAACTGGAAGTAGGAGCATACGCGGCTAATTGCTATATTGTCAGTGACGGAACCAGCCGGGAAGGAATAGTAATTGACCCCGGCGCTGAAGCCGGTAGAATCTTACGCAGGGTTAAGGACATGGGACTGAATATAAAGGCCATAGTGTTAACTCACGGTCACATTGACCACGTTGGCGCCGTGCAGGAAGTCAAAGAGGCCACCGGCGCCGAGGTTGCCATCCATGCCGATGATGCCGGGATTCTCCAGACGAGCAGTCCTTTGAGTGCCATGCTGGGTATACCTGTCGAGATGTCAGCCCCTCCTGACCGTCTTCTTGAGGACGGTGACAGCCTGACAGCGGGCAAGCTGCTCCTGTCCGTCATCCACACTCCCGGCCACACGCCGGGCGGCATTTGCCTGCTTGCCGAGCAGTCAGTCTTCACCGGGGATACCCTGTTCAACTCCAGTATCGGCCGGACTGATCTGGGTGGCGGCAGCTATGATCAGTTAATTGGTGCTATCCAGAGCAAACTTATGACACTGCCCGATGATACCGCCGTCTACCCAGGGCACGGGCCGGAGACTACCATTGAGGCTGAGCGCCGTTTGAACCCGTTTCTGCGCGGTTAA
- a CDS encoding sodium-translocating pyrophosphatase — MPIVIAVISGVLGLVVAAFMAAYVLKQDEGSARVREISAAISEGAIAFLGREYRILAIFVVAVAVILGLVPNLGWLVSLAFVFGAFCSGLAGYIGMQIAIRANRRTAAAAQKSLNQGLRVSFRGGAVMGMCVVSIGILGLSILYFLFQANPNFLFIIPGYGFGASSVAIFARVGGGIFTKAADTGADIVGKVEQGIPEDDPRNAAVIADFVGDNVGDIAGMGADLFESYVDSIIATMTLGMIAAFSTTLGKSLVPDMATAWFLPMIVAAGGIIASIIAIFMVRVGEKPEMGALLNALRRGTFSASILTAVFAFLGVLWLKADIGIFWAILVGLVAGVLIGESTNFFTSYAYKPTLSIAKSSQTGGATLITTGFANGLMSTVPPVILVVIAIIIAYYFADIYGVAIAGIGMLSTLGIQDATDAYGPVADNAGGIVEMSDLPPQVRERTDALDSLGNTTAATGKGFAIGAAGLTALALLLSYTQAAAIDLAGISLLDPHVISGILLGAMLPAVFCAMTLNAVGKTSFSIINEVRRQFREIPGLLEGKKNVKPDYARSVTICTDAALKQMLAPGLITIISPVVVGIVLGPLALAGFLVGAIACGFILAVTFSNAGGSWDNAKKWIETGAFGGKGSDAHKAAVIGDTVGDPMKDTSGPSLNIMIKLMSIIALVIAPVLAGFAGLL; from the coding sequence ATGCCGATAGTAATCGCGGTAATCTCAGGGGTGTTAGGACTGGTGGTGGCCGCCTTCATGGCTGCCTACGTCCTGAAACAGGACGAGGGGTCGGCCCGGGTACGGGAAATCTCAGCGGCTATCAGTGAGGGGGCTATCGCCTTCCTCGGTCGCGAGTATCGAATACTGGCTATATTTGTGGTGGCGGTGGCGGTTATTCTGGGACTGGTCCCTAACCTTGGCTGGCTGGTATCACTGGCTTTTGTTTTCGGGGCTTTCTGCTCGGGTCTGGCGGGCTATATTGGTATGCAAATCGCCATCAGGGCTAACCGCCGCACCGCCGCCGCTGCCCAGAAGAGCTTAAATCAGGGCTTACGGGTCTCTTTCCGCGGCGGGGCGGTGATGGGAATGTGCGTGGTCAGTATCGGTATCCTCGGTTTGAGCATCCTCTACTTTCTTTTCCAGGCTAATCCCAACTTTCTTTTCATTATCCCCGGTTATGGTTTCGGCGCTTCCTCGGTAGCGATATTCGCCCGTGTCGGCGGCGGTATCTTTACCAAGGCGGCTGATACCGGGGCGGACATCGTCGGAAAGGTAGAGCAGGGCATCCCGGAAGATGACCCCCGCAACGCCGCCGTGATTGCTGATTTTGTGGGTGATAACGTTGGCGATATTGCCGGCATGGGGGCTGACCTCTTTGAATCCTACGTGGACTCCATCATCGCCACGATGACACTGGGAATGATTGCCGCTTTCTCAACTACCCTGGGCAAGTCGCTGGTGCCGGATATGGCTACTGCCTGGTTCCTGCCGATGATAGTCGCCGCCGGGGGCATTATCGCCTCTATTATCGCCATATTCATGGTGCGGGTCGGCGAAAAACCGGAGATGGGAGCTTTACTCAATGCCCTCCGCAGAGGTACATTTTCGGCATCAATCCTGACGGCCGTTTTTGCTTTCCTGGGCGTACTCTGGCTCAAGGCTGATATCGGCATATTCTGGGCTATCCTCGTCGGGCTGGTTGCCGGTGTCCTCATCGGGGAAAGCACCAATTTCTTCACCTCTTATGCCTATAAGCCGACGCTCAGCATCGCCAAATCATCCCAGACCGGAGGCGCCACCCTGATTACTACCGGTTTTGCTAACGGGCTGATGAGCACCGTCCCGCCCGTCATTCTGGTGGTCATCGCCATTATCATCGCTTACTATTTCGCTGACATTTACGGCGTGGCTATTGCCGGGATCGGGATGCTCTCCACCCTGGGAATACAGGACGCTACCGATGCTTACGGCCCGGTAGCTGATAATGCCGGCGGTATCGTGGAAATGTCAGACCTCCCGCCACAGGTAAGGGAGCGGACTGATGCCCTGGACTCGCTGGGAAACACAACCGCCGCTACCGGTAAGGGGTTCGCCATCGGCGCCGCCGGGTTGACGGCTCTGGCTTTGCTGCTATCATACACCCAGGCAGCCGCCATTGACCTTGCCGGTATCAGTCTCCTTGACCCCCACGTTATTTCCGGTATTCTCCTCGGGGCGATGTTGCCGGCTGTTTTCTGCGCGATGACGCTGAATGCGGTGGGGAAGACCAGCTTCTCTATCATCAACGAAGTCCGCCGCCAGTTCCGCGAGATACCGGGGCTGCTGGAGGGGAAAAAGAACGTCAAGCCTGACTACGCCCGGTCAGTTACCATCTGCACCGATGCGGCGCTCAAACAGATGCTGGCTCCGGGACTGATAACGATTATTTCACCGGTGGTGGTCGGTATCGTGCTGGGTCCGCTGGCTCTGGCCGGTTTCCTGGTGGGAGCGATTGCCTGCGGTTTTATACTGGCGGTGACCTTTTCCAATGCCGGAGGTTCCTGGGACAACGCCAAGAAATGGATAGAGACGGGGGCTTTTGGCGGTAAGGGGTCAGACGCTCATAAGGCAGCTGTAATCGGGGACACCGTGGGTGACCCGATGAAGGATACTTCAGGGCCTTCCCTTAACATCATGATCAAGCTGATGTCGATAATCGCCCTGGTCATTGCGCCGGTACTGGCCGGGTTTGCCGGTCTGCTTTAG
- a CDS encoding thiamine phosphate synthase, giving the protein MTLAEGMSHQVLRIIDANLNRIGEGLRLLEEIARLLLNDAALTEQLKVMRHDLIRSDFSFNRQLLQSRDAESDVGAHLEVPGEERGRELPLVLVANSRRVQESLRTLEELAKVPPIIPELDPAKFQKARFDTYTIERKLMSRLLRQDKAKLIAGLYVIIDTQALKGRNPVEVARQVIAGGARTIQLRDKVLGKKELLPVARQLRDLCAERNVLFIVNDYLDVSMEVDADGLHVGQDDLPVKVARRLLPIDKILGGSARTLELAAAAQAEGADYIGVGSMYPTSTKETAEVVGLDRLRQMRQAISLPLVAIGGITLENVSKVMAAGADAVAVISAVLGAESPEEATRKMAGTLEKQK; this is encoded by the coding sequence ATGACTTTAGCGGAAGGGATGTCACACCAGGTATTACGTATTATTGATGCCAACCTGAACCGGATTGGTGAAGGACTCCGTCTTCTTGAAGAAATCGCCCGCCTGTTGCTTAATGACGCCGCGCTCACTGAGCAGCTTAAGGTAATGCGCCACGACCTGATAAGGAGTGACTTTTCATTTAACCGGCAGCTTTTACAGTCCCGGGATGCGGAGAGTGATGTCGGCGCTCACCTTGAAGTCCCCGGAGAAGAGAGGGGAAGGGAACTGCCGCTGGTGCTGGTGGCAAACTCGCGGCGGGTACAGGAATCACTGCGGACACTGGAAGAGCTGGCTAAGGTACCCCCGATTATACCGGAACTGGACCCGGCCAAGTTCCAGAAAGCCCGGTTTGACACCTACACCATAGAACGAAAGCTGATGTCACGGCTGCTGCGCCAGGATAAAGCGAAGCTTATCGCCGGGCTTTACGTGATTATTGACACGCAGGCACTGAAAGGGCGCAATCCCGTTGAGGTGGCACGTCAGGTCATCGCTGGCGGCGCCCGGACCATCCAGCTGCGTGATAAAGTGCTCGGCAAGAAGGAGTTGTTACCTGTCGCCCGCCAGCTCAGAGACCTCTGCGCTGAGCGCAACGTCCTTTTCATCGTTAACGATTACCTGGACGTGTCCATGGAGGTTGATGCTGACGGGCTGCATGTCGGGCAGGATGACCTGCCGGTAAAAGTGGCCCGCCGGCTGCTGCCGATAGACAAAATCCTGGGCGGTTCAGCCCGTACCCTGGAACTGGCGGCGGCGGCTCAGGCGGAGGGAGCTGACTACATCGGCGTCGGCTCAATGTACCCCACCTCAACCAAGGAAACCGCCGAGGTGGTGGGACTGGACAGGCTGCGCCAGATGAGACAGGCAATATCTCTGCCGCTGGTGGCGATTGGCGGCATTACCCTGGAGAATGTGTCCAAGGTCATGGCGGCTGGCGCTGACGCGGTGGCCGTCATCAGCGCCGTGCTGGGCGCTGAATCACCGGAAGAAGCCACCCGGAAAATGGCCGGTACTCTGGAAAAACAAAAGTGA
- a CDS encoding haloacid dehalogenase codes for MSGLTDNLDSIAEQIRLSLSARDAAREKVMPLCREVIRYSSRAIRAVHRQEFDQARESLQSARSLLDEVEQTVTRYTELGNTGFVRDAQKEFAEGKITVALVTGSLPPGPDDLGVDVAAYLNGLGEAVGELRRYLLDSMRHGDLSRGEELLSAMDDVYNVLVTMDFPDAITGGLRRTTDMVRGVLEKTRSDLTLVIRQMGLEKRLEEREAGLP; via the coding sequence GTGAGTGGTCTGACGGATAACCTGGATTCGATTGCCGAGCAGATACGGTTGAGCTTATCAGCCAGGGATGCGGCCCGGGAAAAGGTGATGCCTCTCTGCCGTGAGGTAATTCGTTATTCCAGCCGGGCTATACGGGCGGTGCACCGCCAGGAATTTGACCAGGCCCGGGAATCGCTCCAGTCTGCCCGCAGTTTGCTCGACGAGGTTGAGCAGACTGTGACCCGCTATACCGAGCTTGGCAATACCGGCTTTGTCCGGGATGCGCAGAAGGAATTCGCCGAAGGGAAAATTACCGTAGCCCTGGTCACCGGAAGCTTACCCCCCGGCCCTGATGATCTCGGTGTTGACGTGGCGGCTTACCTCAACGGTCTGGGAGAAGCCGTCGGTGAGTTGCGACGCTACCTCCTGGACAGCATGAGGCACGGTGACCTGTCCCGGGGTGAAGAACTGTTATCTGCCATGGATGACGTATATAATGTCCTGGTTACCATGGACTTTCCTGACGCCATAACCGGCGGGCTGCGCCGCACCACTGACATGGTGCGCGGGGTTCTGGAAAAGACCCGCAGTGACCTGACGCTGGTTATCCGTCAGATGGGACTGGAAAAACGTCTGGAAGAAAGGGAAGCGGGCCTGCCTTAA